From the Halobacterium zhouii genome, the window CTGCGTCGAGTGTGCCCTGTGACTTCGCGTAGTAGTGGAGTTCCTCGACGTCCGGGACGCGCGCGGACTCGGCGGGGACGGGGAGGCCCATGTGCGCGAGCACCACTACGACCGCGACGAGGTCGAGCGTGCTCGTCTTCCCGCCGGAGTTCACGCCCGACAGCAGCGCCACGCCGTCGACGCCGTAGTCCACGGGTTCCACGTCCGCGAAGTCGACGTCCAGCAGCGGCGAGCGCCCGCCCTCGACGTCGAAGCCGGCGCCGCCGCGCTCCGCGAGCACGCAGTCGAAGTCCTCGGCGAACCGCGCGACGGCCAGCTCCACGTCCAGGTCTAGCGCGTCGTTCACGAGTTCTCGCGTCGGCTCTCGGAGGTCGGCGAGCGTCGCCGCGAGGTCGCGCTTTCGCTCGGCCGCTCGCCGGTCACGCGCTGCCGCGAGGTCCTCTCGCAGGCGGGAAACTGCCTGTTCCTCGTGCTCGACGGGGAACGTGGGTTCGTCTCCGAACGTACGCCGTGCAGCGTCAACCTCGCCGTCCTGTAGGTCCAGCGCGTCAACAAGGTGGTCGCGTGCGGCGTCGACCGCGGCCGCGTACTCGTCGGCCAACTCACGGGAGAGCAGGCTGTCCGCGCCCGCGCCGCGCTCAACCAGGCTCAGCAGGTCGGCGCCCTCGATGGTGACGTCCTGTTCCTGGATGGCCTCCCGAAGTCGGTCGTTCGCTACCGATTCGGCGGTGGAGACGGCGGCGTCCAGGTCGTCCGCGGCGGTCGAGAGGCGGTCGAGTTCCTCGTCGCCGACGACACTCCCGTCCGCGTCGAGGTCAGCGAGCGCGTCGTCCAACTCTTCGAGGTCGACGCCGGCGTCCATGCCGGCGGTCTGGTGGACGGCGACCGCGGCCCGGATCTGCTCGCGGTTCGTCGCGAAGAACGCGAGCACGCGCTCGGGGACGACCTCCTCCGGCCGCTCGATGGCGTCCGGTTCGACGCGCACGTCGCCCTCGACTTCCACGCCCGCGAACGCCTCGTCGAGCGCGACGACAGTGGAGTATCCGCGCGCGAGTTCCGCTAGGCCTCGCGTGTCCTCCACGATTTCGACGGACAGCTCCGGGAACGCCTCCTTCGCCTCACTGTAGCGTTCGGCGTCCGTCGTGGCGAGACACCGGTCTCTGACCGACAGATTCCGCGGCGGCGACAGCGGTTCGACCCCTTCGAGTGCCTCCTGTACCTCGGGGTCGGGGTCGCGGGCCATCGCGCCCTCGGCGAACGCGTTCACCTCCTCGATGCGGGAGTCCACGGCGCTCGGGTAGAACGTCCGCAGGCGCTGGGTCGCGTACTCCGTCACCGCGCGCTCCTGCAGTCGCTCGAGCACCGCCTCGTACACTTCGCTCGCGCGGTCGGTCGCCAGAAACCCGCCGTCGTCGTCGTGCCGGGCCTGGATTGCGCCCTGCACGATGCGCGCGGCCCGGCCCTCCGTGACGCCCGGCGCACCCGCTACCGCCGCCACGTCGCCGCGTTCCAGCGCTCCCTCCGGGTCCTCCAGCGACCGGAGGGCTTCGGCGGTCTTCGCGCCGACGCCCGGAATCGCCTCTAACTCCATTGCCCGGGCGTACGCATTCTGGACCAAAGGTCTTGTGCGAGTCTCATTCGGAGCCGTCGAATTAGAGCGCGTTCAGAAACCGAAGACGCCCATCAGCGACTTCGCGAGGCTGCGGACGACGAGCGCGAGGCCGAGCAGGACGAGGACGATGCCGCCGGCGACGACCGGCGCCTTCCACGCGACGATGCCGACGCCGGCGAGCGAGACGAGCGCGCCGACGATGCCGGAGAGACCGAGTTTGTCGAGCATGCTCGTGGCGAATCGGAGTACCGCCGTAAACGTACTGGTCGAGAACTGGTCTGGTCGACGGCCGCCCCGACGGGAAACAGCGCCCGGTGCGCTCCGCGGAGTCCGAGACTGCCACACGTTGGAGAATTCGGTGGGGTTTAAACCGCTGCCGGGCCAACTCCGACGCATGAGCGAGGACGGAGGCGGACGCCGAAACCTTCGTATGCCCGACGAGGACGAGGTGTTCGCCGAGGTAACGAGCATGCTCGGGGCGAATCGCGTGAAGGTACGCTGTGCGGACGGCGAGGAGCGGACCGCGCGCATCCCCGGCCGGATGCAAAAGCGCATCTGGATCCGGGAAGGCGACGTCGTGCTCGTGGAGCCCTGGGACTGGCAGGACGAGAAGGCGGACGTGGCGTGGCGCTACGAGAAGTCCGAAGCTGACCAACTGCGAGAGGAGGGACACATCCAATGACACCGAGGGAGCACTCAGAATGACCGTGCGGCGGCGATGACCGACGACTACGGCCTCGTCGAGGAGACGGAGGGGGCTCCCGGCGACGAGTTCGAGGAGATCGACGTTTCGGACACGGAGGCCGACCGCATCGCCAGGACGCAGGACCGCGAGTTCTCGGAGTTCCGGAAGCGACTGAAGGACGCCGACCAGTTCAAGGTGGAGGCCGGCGCGTTCGACGACGCGACGTACGCCGCCATCTACAAGCTCGTGCAGGACGGCCACCTCGGCGCGGTCGGCGGCCCGATTTCGACGGGGAAGGAGGCGAACGTCTACGAGGCGCTTGGCGGCGACGACGGCGACGTCGCGATGAAGGTGTATCGCATCAACGCCTCCGACTTCCGCCACATGCGGGACTACCTGGAGGGCGACCCGCGGCTCGACGAGATCCGCGGCGACAAGAAGACGGTGGTACTGGCGTGGACCCAGAAGGAGTACGCGAACCTCCTGCGCGCCCGGGCGGCGGGCGTCCGGGTGCCGGAACCGATCGCCGTCCAGCGCAACGTCCTCGTGATGGAACTCATCGGCCGGGAGGACGACCACGCGCCGACGCTCAACGACGTCGACGTGGAGAACCCCCAGACCGCCTTCGAGGTGGTCCGGGAGTACATGCGCCGCCTGTACAGTGCGGGCCTCG encodes:
- a CDS encoding MutS-related protein, whose protein sequence is MELEAIPGVGAKTAEALRSLEDPEGALERGDVAAVAGAPGVTEGRAARIVQGAIQARHDDDGGFLATDRASEVYEAVLERLQERAVTEYATQRLRTFYPSAVDSRIEEVNAFAEGAMARDPDPEVQEALEGVEPLSPPRNLSVRDRCLATTDAERYSEAKEAFPELSVEIVEDTRGLAELARGYSTVVALDEAFAGVEVEGDVRVEPDAIERPEEVVPERVLAFFATNREQIRAAVAVHQTAGMDAGVDLEELDDALADLDADGSVVGDEELDRLSTAADDLDAAVSTAESVANDRLREAIQEQDVTIEGADLLSLVERGAGADSLLSRELADEYAAAVDAARDHLVDALDLQDGEVDAARRTFGDEPTFPVEHEEQAVSRLREDLAAARDRRAAERKRDLAATLADLREPTRELVNDALDLDVELAVARFAEDFDCVLAERGGAGFDVEGGRSPLLDVDFADVEPVDYGVDGVALLSGVNSGGKTSTLDLVAVVVVLAHMGLPVPAESARVPDVEELHYYAKSQGTLDAGAFEATLQDFASLTAGANDRLVLVDELESITEPGASAKIIAGILEALHEAGASGVFVSHLAGEIRDQCGYDVAVDGIRAEGLEDGELVVERSPVKDHLARSTPELIVEKLADSSGTEFYGRLLEKF
- the rio1 gene encoding serine/threonine-protein kinase Rio1 — translated: MTDDYGLVEETEGAPGDEFEEIDVSDTEADRIARTQDREFSEFRKRLKDADQFKVEAGAFDDATYAAIYKLVQDGHLGAVGGPISTGKEANVYEALGGDDGDVAMKVYRINASDFRHMRDYLEGDPRLDEIRGDKKTVVLAWTQKEYANLLRARAAGVRVPEPIAVQRNVLVMELIGREDDHAPTLNDVDVENPQTAFEVVREYMRRLYSAGLVHGDLSEYNIVVYEGELVVIDVGQSMTTHHPNSDDFLRRDCENVAAFFSRQGADADADDLYNYITSHADPSTDAETTEGDGRGVEQVDADGERVDADGEHVDADGEQSDAN
- the eif1A gene encoding translation initiation factor eIF-1A gives rise to the protein MSEDGGGRRNLRMPDEDEVFAEVTSMLGANRVKVRCADGEERTARIPGRMQKRIWIREGDVVLVEPWDWQDEKADVAWRYEKSEADQLREEGHIQ
- a CDS encoding DUF7470 family protein, translated to MLDKLGLSGIVGALVSLAGVGIVAWKAPVVAGGIVLVLLGLALVVRSLAKSLMGVFGF